The stretch of DNA GccgctgctcttctcgccTATGGCCCGGACAGCGCAGCCCTCAAGGAGGGTCGCGTCGTCATTACACAGTCCATCTCTGGTACTGGTGCTCTGCGGATAGGTGGTGAGTTCCTGGCTCGTCACTACCCAGGCGCAAAGGCCATTTACATCCCAACTCCGTCGTGGGCCAACCACAAGGCGGTCTTCTCCGACAGCGGCCTCGAGGTCAAGCAGTACAGATACTACAACAAGGATACCATTGGACTCGACTTCGATGGTATGGTGGCAGACATCAAGGCTATGCCAAAGGGCTCCATCGTCCTGCTCCACGCCTGCGCCCACAACCCAACTGGTGTCGACCCAACTGAGGAGCAGTGGAAGGCCATCAGTGACGCAGTCAAGGAGGGCGAGCACTTCCCATTCTTCGACATGGCCTACCAGGGCTTTGCCTCTGGTGATACCGACAAGGATGCATTCGCGCTCCGCTACTTCATCCAGCAAGGCCACCAGCCATGCTTGGCCCAGTCGTTCGCCAAGAACATGGGTCTCTACGGCGAGCGTGTTGGTGCTTTCTCCATTGTCACCTCCTCTCCAGAGGAGAAGACCCGCGTCGATTCGCAGGTCAAGATCTTGGTCCGCCCACTCTACTCCAACCCACCGGTTCACGGCGCCCGCATTGCCAGCACTATCCTGAACGATCCAGCCCTCAACAAGCAGTGGCTCGGTGAGGTGAAGGAGATGGCAGACCGCATCATCAAGATGCGTGCTCTCCTGAAGGGCAACCTGGAGAAGCTCGGTAGCAAGCACAACTGGGATCACATCACTTCGCAGATCGGCATGTTTGCATACACTGGTCTGAAGCCTGAGCAAATGACGAAGCTCGCCGAGGAGCACTCAGTGTACGCAACCAAGGACGGCCGTATCAGCGTTGCTGGTATTACGTCTGAGAATGTTGGCCGGCTCGCCGAAGCGATCTATAAGATCACTGGTTGAAGCGGGCATCGCGTGCTGGGGAAAACTGTACACTAGCGACTCGCGCAGGAGCCAGCGATAGACGGGTTGATTCCGAGATCCAATACGTGCTTTGACCtcgaggaggatggggaAGACATAGCTGCATGCAGTGTGCTTTGCCTCTCGGAGGAAAACGATGTATAATAGACTGACGAGTATGATCCACACACTTCCCGAAACGTCCAGGCCGACTACTTCACACATCGTGGGGCTGCTTATGTTCGCGTTTCAAGCACGCCTTGACCGACTGTCATCAATGTGTTGTCATGGCGCGGCGTGGTCGATCCTGGGAGCCATCCGTGCCATCCTCGTGCGCGCGGCCGTTGACAGCATCGTGCAGTGCGATACAGCCTTCTCCCGCAGTTCGGTGCAGCGACAGTGCGCTGGGACGGCGGCAGTCTGCCCTACTCGGTGAAGGCTGAGCCTCTGGACGCTTGAACGTCGCGATCTCCACGTGCTCCCGTTGCACGGAAGGTGCAGAGAGTGCAGTCCCGCTGATCGCTGCAATGTTAGCGCAGTGGCAGACGCCGAACGACACATCCCGGAGCTCCCACAACGGTAAGACAGATGCACATCCCTTATCTCTGCGATGCTTGGCCCTGACCTCGACTCCACCTGCTCGTTGCTCACCGGCGTCGTGCTCCCACTCACAGGCTCGCTATGTCCGGCGGGTGAAGCTGTCGTGCAGCGCGCGGTGGAGCTGCGATGAGGAGAAGTGTGTTCTCGGCCCTGGTCGACTAGCAGCGCCGGTCGATCACAGCAGAGTTTAGACCCTGCTTCCCTGTCGCACTGTGCAGTGACGTCGTTGGGGACAGGCACAGTTTTTTGCGCGAGTGTGACGAGCCTGTTGCGCGTGGAGCATTGtctatatatcgatatacaGGCGACGCATATCTCGACAAAAGAAATCACCACCATATGCAGCCTTGCGGGAGGTGCGTGGGAGCGAGGCGCCCGCCCGCCATGGCCCTGCGGCGGCAGCGTGACAGAGGTCGCACGAAATGTTAGCTTCAGCATAGGCGGTAGACCAGTTTTCCAACGTGCTCCACCAGAGCATTACTCTGCGCGCTCAACATCCGAATCCCCCCTCCTTCCTGTCCTCCGTGCGCACCTAATCGCGGCCGTGGGTGAGTGGTGCTGTGCAGTGTTAAGCTCGCCGTGAGCCGTTCCCCATTTCTCACCGTGTGCCCAGCGCTCACCCTCCGCACCCCATCACCCTTCACGCCTGCCAGCCAGCCCGCCCGGTGAGAGAGCAACCAACCGACAACGCAGGCACGCACGCGGGCAGGAAGCTAATCGTCCTGTCAAGATCGCGCACAACGTCGCCGCCCCAACAGGCCCAACCTTGCCCGGCCGCTGCACCGGTGCTCTGGCGacatcatctcctcctccgccagctgACATCATCGTGCTCGGGGCTACTCACACAGCACACACGCGCGCGCAGAAATCAGCCGAGCTTGCACTTGCAGCACGGATTGCGGCAGGCAGCCCACACTGCGACCACCGACCGTCGCCGTCGTCCTCTGCTCCGTCGTTCGGACCCAGGCGCCAAGCATACCCTCACTTGCGCCGACGACAGCGGACCTCGAGCACGAAGTCGACCCGCCCCAATCACCCACTATCCATCCTCCCACCCAAGTTTACCGATACCAGAGATATCCCCCAACCATGCCTGCGGCAGATCAGAAAGTACGCCGCTCTCCTACTTCTCCCACTGCTTTTCTTCGGCAACACCAGCAGCGTATGAGCCTCGACTTTGCCGCCGGGAGGCCGTCAGCGGGAGCCGGAGCGCAAAAACACTGCGAGctgcagtgctgctgctcgccatcCTCCACGACGCGCCGACCGCAGCTCAATCGCAATGCCGTGTCCGAATACTTCACCCCACGTCACTTTCAACTTGCGCGAGCGCACGAGTATAGCTTTGACGCTGATGGTGTGTCTGATGAGCAGCCCGACGAGAATGTCTCGATCGAAAAACTGTTTGGCGATCTGATTGATCCGGCCACATTCGAGCAGGTGAGTGAACAGAGCAAACCTTCTGCGTGCGAAGCGCGATTTCGAGGGACAAGACAACTGACATATGGACCCCAAACCCAGATTCTCGAaatggacgatgacgaagacgagcgcgAGTTCAGCAAATCGATAGTCTACGATTTCTTTGATCAAGCCGCAAATACCTTCAAGCAGATGCACCAGGGTCTGTAAGTATTTTTCACAACGTCCCTCCCCTTTCCGACAAAACTGCGCGGCGACCGGATGAAAAGtaaagaggaagaagaaccaTCTCCCCTCCTCAGAACAACGGCACAACTAACCACCAACTCCCCTCTCCCAACAGCAAAGATAAAGATCTCGAAGTTCTCTCATCCCTAGGCCATTTCCTCAAGGGCTCCTCAGCAACCCTTGGTCTCAACAAAGTCAAAGACTCGTGCGAGAAGATCCAACATTTCGGCGCTCGTAAAGACGAAACAGGCAACAAAGATGTTGCCGATGACAAAGAGAGCCTGAGGAACTGTGAAAAGTACATCACGCAAGCCGAGAAGGATTTCAAGGATGCCGAGCGAGTGCTACGGAAATTCTACCACGAGGAAGTCCCTGAGAGCAGTACGGAGGACTCGTCTGCTGCGGAGAAGTCTTAGAGGGGCTGAAAGTGGGGAGTCAATCAAATAACATGATCACGACATGACATGGGGCGGGCACTGCAAGAGCGACCTTTCTGTGGATAGTAGTCGTCTTTCTTGCTTGTTGGATGGAACAAATGGCCTTGCCCTAGCTTTGGCATGAGgtgtgggaagaagaagtgagAGAGACGAGGGAGCCAGGTCCTAAGATGGGTCGGAAACTTTTATGTTTGTGTCCAGCTTCTCTACCTTATCTGCTACTACCTTCTTGAACATTCGCCTAAAACTTACTTCTACGTTCGTCGTTTTTGGAATTCCCTGCCTTTCAATGTGTCTACGCTATAGTCATCCTTTTGAAGACCGCAAAGATCAGACGTCATACATGGTCTCAATACTGTGTTTTGTACACAAAGTCTCATCTTTCATCTAATGctcagctcttgctctttcgGGCTTCCGCCTGTTGATCCGAGTCATTCTGCCAGTCAATGGACATCGTCGGCTGAAAAAGTAGTGTGCAAGTATCTATCTCATGAAAGCTGCTTCAGAAAAACACAAATGTTCAAAAGACATATATCGTATGCCCGCCATAAAAGTGGTGGTATCTTATCCATAATGCACCACCCTCAACTCCCCGACTCCTCGCCTCCCAAATTGTTCAAGTTTCGCGAACATGCAAATTGTAACCCCCAACTGTCGCTTCATTTGGTGTTGTTACAAACGTGGTCATGCCTATTTTCCTGCCCGCTTTCCTCCCTTCTCATTCTTGCCATCATAAGAAGCTGTCTGTGTCGTATAGGTGGTCGGGACCATTTTTCATGATTGCTTCCTCTTTTCTTTTTTCACTGGCTCTTCGAGTTCTCAATCGACTTCGCAATAAAGGACTGCATCTCCTCTTCGCAATTCCGTTTAGGATTCGTATGGCAGCCGTGGAAATTCGCTATGAAGTCACCTTCTTGGTAGAGACCTATCACATCACCTTTTGTTAGCCATTTACACATTCCCAACAGTTTCGGTGATTGCAGGATTGTGAATAGGAGGATATGCAAACACTCACCCTCTGTCGTACTCTCCTCTGCAGTCTTCGTATAAGAATTCAATTTCCTCTGCGGTATAAGCGCCAGTTTCGCCAAAATTGTTCCATGCCACTGCACAATATGCTCCAAAGCATGTCCTTCTGCTTTTTGAAAATTGTAACTCCGGTATAAGGGGTCGAACCATGCGTCGAGGAAAAATTTGGCCCAGTCGCCTGTTCGGAGGAGGAAACTTCCGCTGGCTAGCCCCTCGCCGTCTTGGGAGAGGATGAGGTTTATGGAGGAGACGGAGATGTGGGAGAGGGTTTTGATGACGCTGTCGGGTGGGACGACGGGTTGGTCTTTGATAAGGAGGGATTTGAGGAGGGGCGGGTCGAGGAGTTGGGTTTGGAGGGATTGCGTCGGGTTCATGATCAGAGCCTCCGAGGAGAGGTACCAGAGCCAGGTGCTGTGTGGGTTGAGGGTCATGGCGTGCCGGAGGGAGGGGATGGAGGACCATGATTGAGGGGTTTTCTCCACCAGATCGTAGTCGGTCGTGTTGGTGAAGAAGTAGGAGTAGCCATGGCGGGCGGCATACGCGCGACGGTTTTCTTTGATCGCTTCGCGAAAGGGTTCGGAGAGTTTGGGGTCGAGATTCGTAACGATCACCACTGGTGGGGTGCCAGGTGGGATATatgttgatgtcgatgtaCCCTTGAATAGGTATGTGAGGAGCCAGATGAGGCTGACGAAGCCCAGCAGCGGAGGAGCATATCGTTTGAGGAGTCGTCGTTGTTGGTAGGCGGAGGTGTGGGTAGGAGTGTAGACGGTGGACGACTTTCGCGGGTACGGGAACTGCTGCATGTTGTGTTCTTGAGTCGGCGGTAGAAAGCCTAGACGGAAGACGGCACTGGGCACTCGGGGGGAAGTGGTTTGTCCGGCGGAGTGCTTCACCAGCTGTCCATATCGGCCTCGACAGTCGTGTAGCGAGCGTGAACGGTGGTTGCGCGGAGGGTGTACAGTGAGTGCGCAACGCACGTATGCAACGGCGGCGGTAGTGGGCTGGCTGGCGCAAGGAGAGTGGTGTCGGAGAGCCGCGAAATCGAGCACGGAGATGCCAATCAAGCAAGCTTCACATGCAGGGCACAGACGCGGCTGGGCAGATCTTCGCTCCCGCCTGCACGTGGTGTCCAaatcttgagcttctttcctcctcctccgtgTGGTCTCCGCTCTCTCAGGCACGCGACTGTGGCATTGCAGTGAGACTCCATCACATTGATGTTGAGACTCGGTGGTACAACCCAGCACACTGCGAGAGCACTTCGCATCGCGACTCTCACCGAAGCAGCCACAAAGCGCGTAGTCGCGTTTGGCGGCCAACACCCGCTACCATGTCGTGAGGCATATCCGAGGCGCTTTGGAAGCGCAAGAACACAATGGCAACAAGCTGCGATTACTGCAGATGCCTCATCTCAGAGCCAATTGTCCGACCGACCAGAACCATCAGCATACGATTTTGCGAAGACCCTGCCCGTTGTCTGTCCAGGATGCGGCGGTATGAGCCAGACGATTGACCCCGATGTTGCCGGATTCTACAGCCCGAAGAAGCGAAATATCAGGAAAGGAAGAGACGCAGACAAGCAAGATGAAGAGAAAATCTTCGAGCAGGCCATGGCGAGATTGTCGTCAGAAGACCAGGCACCTATACTTCCTCCAAAGCCAGACGTAGAAGTTCTGGAGAACGACAAGCCTTTGCTATGCGATCGCTGTCACGACCTGATGTATCAGTCGAAAGGCCAGTCCATCCTTCATCCGTCGATGGAGTCTATACGCGATATCATTGAATCGAGCCCACATCGCGACAATCACATCTACCATGTCATCGACGCCGCAGACTTTCCCATGTCTCTCATCCCGAATTTAATCTCTTCGCTCGACTTACCGCGCCTACGAACGCAGAATCGACGATCAAAGAGCAAGCAGTACATTCGAGGCCGCAAAGCTGATATCTCATTCATCATCACGAGATCGGATCTGCTCGcgccgaagaaggaagacgtAGATCGTTTGATGCCATACCTGCAGGAAGTGCTCCGTGACGCTCTTGGTAGAGCGGGTAAGAATTTGCGACTAGGGAATGTCAGATGTGTCAGTGCTCAACGAGGCTGGTGGACGCCGCAAGTCAAGGAAGAGATCTGGAAAAGAGGCGGCGCAGGCTGGGTGGTAGGGAAAGTCAATGTGGGCAAGAGCGCGTTGTTTGAGGTTGCATATCCCAAGGGCAGAAACTTGAAGCCAGGTACACAGGCACAGCTGGCAAAAGTCAAGCAGCGTGGTGTGTTGGTCGCGCCTACTGTGCCAGATGAGCCATTGCCGGAACAGGGAGAAAGCAGTGCAGCGGGCATTGGTGATAGTATGCTTGATGCCGCAGAGTCGAGACTGGACGAAGGTGCTGAGACACGAAATGAAACGAGGGAGCCGGAGAACACATCCACAAGTACGAGCCTCGAAGCCGACGCTGAGGTGGAAGAGACAGTCGGTACAGTGATCGAGGAGCAGGGTTCAACACGACTCGGGGTTGAAGAAGAGGGTGAAATGGATGACTCTCAGCAATTGAGagtcgaggaagatggcattgaagaagatgacgatgatgcagaCATCTCCCTGCTGCCACCTGCGCAAAAGGAGACAGCATACCCTCATATGCCGATTGTTTCCTCCCTCCCAGGCACCACAGCTTCGCCAATCCGGATTCCGTATGGCAACGGCAAAGGCGAGCTGATCGATCTTCCGGGAATTCAACGCAGCTCGCTCGAGACGCACATCCAGCCGGAGCACCGAGCTTCTTTGGTCATGAAGAGCCGAGTTGTACCTGAACAGATCACCCTCCGTGCCGGCcgctctcttctcctcggcgGCATCATCCGCATCACGCCCAAGACTGACGACTTGATTTTCCTCGTGTACCCTTTTACACCTCTGACCCCTCACGCCGCGCGGAACGACAAAGCCATCGCCATCCAAACCGGCGTCAATGAAGACGGAACTCCATATTCAGGCACAGTGGAGAACATCGGCACAGAAAGTGCCAAGAAACGCATCAAAACCGCCGGGACCTTCAAAATCCAATGGAACGCCACGAACAAACGCACAGGCTCCCTAACAGACCGCACAGCCGGCAAACGCAAAGTCGACGAATTGCCTTTCAAGGTCTACAGCGCAGACATTCTGATTGAAAGTGTTGGATGGGTCGAAATCGCCGTTCAAGTCCGTAGtcggaagaagaagcctacTCCTGATGCGTTCGATCAATTGGGCATCGAAGGGGAAGATGAGTATATGCAACAGAGGGCGGAACAGCGAGGATATTCGCAGCAGAAGTCTGATcaggtggaggaggacgacTTTCCTGAAGTTGAGGTCTTCAGTCCAAAGGGGAAGTTCATCGGGGTCAGAAGACCAATGAATGCGTGGATTACGGGTGGGCCGAAGAAAGTGGCGAAGCATgcagtgaagaagaggcCCAGGATGAGTATTTCTTATCAGAAGCGGATGGAGGGTGGGAGAAGGGGAGGGCAGCAGAGGGCTGAGTAGTGAGCAGAATTCGAATTCATACTCTCCACTTTGGTCGCATTCATCGGGGATAGTCCATCTGTTCAAGTTCATATTACTTTCGCAATTGCTTCGTTGCCATTTCATTACGTCTTTACTAGGACTGGTTCCCATGCGCGTATTACTTCGTCGCTTTCATATGCCTGGTCCTGTTTGTTCGCCCTCGCAGTAGCATCGCTACCCATCACAAGCAAACCCAATCGGCTTCACCACGTTACTACACCTATGTCCGGTCACCAATTCCCCATCGTCTGCTGCCCTCATCTCCAAACCTTTCACCTCGATCCTGGGACAAGGCGCCTTTGCCGAACATTGAAAGTCGGTCACCGCATCCTTCCGCCTCTGCGTGCCCCGAATATCCTTCCAATGCAAGTCACTAATCTGAAACGTACTCGTATCACAATCTCCCGTTCCGCCTTCGAAGTTCACGCACTGCGTGATATCCAAAGCAATCTCCGCTTCATGCAACGTGAAATTCTCGAACGTGATGTTGCGAATGTAGCCAATTCCTGCTCCGCCACCGTTCGGTGGAACACCTTTCTGCACACCGGTCCAAGTCTTGATGTATCCTCCTTGACGCACAGGCCCGAACATTTCGATATTTCGCGCGGTGAAATTCTCGATGAATTCGTATTTTCCTGGATATTGGCCTATAGAACCTAGTGCGATTCCGCTGCCGTGGTGGAAGATACAATTCTCGACGAGTATGTTGGAACTGTTGGCTTTGGAGGAGATGTTGTCGTCTCCGCAGTCCACGGTCCAGTTGGCGAAGGTTATGTTGTTGGAGTAGATTGTATCTGCGCCGTCGGTGTTCAGAGGGCCGAACTTATCGCGGTGTTGGGAGTCGGTGGAGTTGATGTAGATGTTTCGGAGGAGGACGTTGTTGCTGTGGATGAGGGTCATGGTCCACATTTGGCTCTGGATGAAGTTGAGATCCTCGATGACGGAGTTGCGAAGGGAGCCGAAGGTGATTTGGTGGGGACGACGAGGGTAGTTGCTTGCCCCGTTCGTGAAGTCGTACCAGACTTGGCCGTTGCCGTTGAAGGTGCCGGCTTGGGTGCTGCTGTGGAGGTAGATGTTTTCGCCACCAAAGTACCATGCTGTGGACTGGTTTTGATAGCCCATGGGAAGGGAGTTGGCCAGCCAGTATTGAATGTCGGTACCCCAGAGTAAGGTTCCGCGGACGTCGACTTCAACGTTGGACAGGTTTGTGGTCGTCAGTACGGACTCAATGTGGTAGGTTGTGTTATCGAATACGATTTTGCCATTTTGACCGCATTTCTTGAAGGCAGTGACGATGTTTGGTGCCGAGTCGCCACCGCTTGGTGCAGGCTTGACATGGCAAGTATTGGTGCGAGTGTCTGGACCCGGCAGTATGTAAGGTGCGCCTGGATAGTAATCCGGAGTAATGAACTTCATCCATGAGGACTGAGATGGCAGGGCTAGCACTGCTTGTAGCCAAGGCAAGACTGCCATGATCGTGGAAATTCTGCGCATTTTCATGAGTACAGTCGTCGCACTAGGTAAGTGATAACTCGATGTATGTAGGGGAAAGGAAGATTTAGGACGTGTAGGCAGAGCGGGTGTATTGGCTGGCCCTCAGGTGCCTAGAGGTGAATGGGAAGCATTTCCCATGTGAAGACCGCTCGCACACTACCCGCATGCACTTTCATGCAGTAGCTCGAGCCACTCGACAGTGAAGAGGAATCTGGGTGCAGAGGGGAAGGACGATCCGCGCGGAGCCGTTTGAGCCAATTTGCGAATGAAGGTCATGCCTTCCTTGTGCAGATGTATGAGATCGTCGCGACTGATATTATCCACGAGCGCCAGAGCTGAAATGGTTTCACCTACCGCTACACGACGGAGATGGACAGAGCTTGCTCGTAGGCTGTTGGAGGAGGGGGTCATGCAAGAGGAGGACGCGGGGACGACTGCAGCGAGGTCACGACGATCAAAACCGCAGGTGACAAGCGGGTGCGAGGCAACGGTAGCATAAAGATGGCACTGACGTCGAACAGGATGCTGCAATGATGGGTGCACGACTTTGTACAGAGTGTTGTAGCTGACGGGCTGCGTCCAAGGAAGGATCGAGGCTCGTGCCAAGAACTGTCCCTCGGCGTTTCCTTCTGACTTCACTGCAACTCATTTGTTGACTTACTGTATCAAAAATCCATCACTCCCATCTTGACGCATCGATCGATCATCTTTGATCTTGAACAATTGACGTTTTTTTATGAACTCGTACCTGCTGTCATCCCCAATCGAGATTCCTTCGCCTCCTACTCGACTGCAGCATATAGGTCACCTGCTTCATATGGGCTAGGAGCATCGTACTTTTGGCCGAGGGAAAATTCCAGATGCTCCTTTAGCACTTTCTTGTAATCGTGCAGCTGGTAAGACTCACCGAGGTACAGTTCGAGCAGCATGTTCGTCTTCTTGAAGTGCAAAGAGCATGACGCAACTTGAGTTTGCGGCTCTACAGGCATACTCTCATCAATGTTCTTCGGCCCCGGCTTGAACACCAGAACTTCTTCTGCACATCACTCTCGGTGATATGCTGTCTCTATCCCAAGGGCCCTTTCCTTTTGACCACATCTCGAAGGCACTGAGGCTCCATACATTCCACTATGAGCCGCCTGAGAGCCGCAATGCAAGCTGCGAGTTCTTGGCCATCTGAGACACCCTTGCTAAAGTCTACAGTATATGGCCGGGATTTACCCCATCAGGACCGTCATCGCTTCCTTGCCAAACCTACGACCTTTTCCGTAACCACGATACACTCTCATGGGAGTCATGCGAGGGCTTGTGGCCGCATATGTCATACAATGAATGCCAAGGCAATGATGTCGAGACTCATGGAACGATACCTCCGTCTTAGATCCTCTTCCGCCCTACGATATTCGGCTATTGCATGCAAGTACATGTACGCTCGAAAGGATGATGACACAGACGTGGTATGATCCAGAAGCGGCGACCAATGTACCCTC from Cercospora beticola chromosome 1, complete sequence encodes:
- the GOT2 gene encoding Aspartate aminotransferase, mitochondrial — translated: MIAKSALQRAAAAPARAAFQQQSIRAASAWSQVPQGPPDAILGITEAFKKDSNSKKINLGVGAYRDDKGKPYVLPSVKTAEQKVVQQNLDKEYAGITGVPDFTKAAALLAYGPDSAALKEGRVVITQSISGTGALRIGGEFLARHYPGAKAIYIPTPSWANHKAVFSDSGLEVKQYRYYNKDTIGLDFDGMVADIKAMPKGSIVLLHACAHNPTGVDPTEEQWKAISDAVKEGEHFPFFDMAYQGFASGDTDKDAFALRYFIQQGHQPCLAQSFAKNMGLYGERVGAFSIVTSSPEEKTRVDSQVKILVRPLYSNPPVHGARIASTILNDPALNKQWLGEVKEMADRIIKMRALLKGNLEKLGSKHNWDHITSQIGMFAYTGLKPEQMTKLAEEHSVYATKDGRISVAGITSENVGRLAEAIYKITG
- a CDS encoding uncharacterized protein (BUSCO:EOG09265DDU), with product MPAADQKPDENVSIEKLFGDLIDPATFEQILEMDDDEDEREFSKSIVYDFFDQAANTFKQMHQGLKDKDLEVLSSLGHFLKGSSATLGLNKVKDSCEKIQHFGARKDETGNKDVADDKESLRNCEKYITQAEKDFKDAERVLRKFYHEEVPESSTEDSSAAEKS
- a CDS encoding uncharacterized protein (CAZy:GT34); amino-acid sequence: MQQFPYPRKSSTVYTPTHTSAYQQRRLLKRYAPPLLGFVSLIWLLTYLFKGTSTSTYIPPGTPPVVIVTNLDPKLSEPFREAIKENRRAYAARHGYSYFFTNTTDYDLVEKTPQSWSSIPSLRHAMTLNPHSTWLWYLSSEALIMNPTQSLQTQLLDPPLLKSLLIKDQPVVPPDSVIKTLSHISVSSINLILSQDGEGLASGSFLLRTGDWAKFFLDAWFDPLYRSYNFQKAEGHALEHIVQWHGTILAKLALIPQRKLNSYTKTAEESTTEGLYQEGDFIANFHGCHTNPKRNCEEEMQSFIAKSIENSKSQ
- a CDS encoding uncharacterized protein (CAZy:GH28), whose amino-acid sequence is MAVLPWLQAVLALPSQSSWMKFITPDYYPGAPYILPGPDTRTNTCHVKPAPSGGDSAPNIVTAFKKCGQNGKIVFDNTTYHIESVLTTTNLSNVEVDVRGTLLWGTDIQYWLANSLPMGYQNQSTAWYFGGENIYLHSSTQAGTFNGNGQVWYDFTNGASNYPRRPHQITFGSLRNSVIEDLNFIQSQMWTMTLIHSNNVLLRNIYINSTDSQHRDKFGPLNTDGADTIYSNNITFANWTVDCGDDNISSKANSSNILVENCIFHHGSGIALGSIGQYPGKYEFIENFTARNIEMFGPVRQGGYIKTWTGVQKGVPPNGGGAGIGYIRNITFENFTLHEAEIALDITQCVNFEGGTGDCDTSTFQISDLHWKDIRGTQRRKDAVTDFQCSAKAPCPRIEVKGLEMRAADDGELVTGHRCSNVVKPIGFACDG